The genomic window GCCGGCGCGCGGGGCTCGTGCTGTGCCACGGGGGCATCGTGGCGCCCTTCCTGAGCGCGGGCGCCGCGGCGCTGCAGCCGGGGGCTGGGCCGCCCTTCCTGGGCGCCGACAGCTGCCGCGATGATATGCGGCTGCACGTGCAGTGGGGGCCGGGGCGCGGAGTCGGGGCGCGGGCCGGGCGGAGGGGCGCGCTGTGCACGCCGCCCTGCAGCGCCCGGCCGGCGCCCCGCGGCCAGGCCCGCGCCCGCCTGCTGCTGCTCGTCTGCTGCCCGGCCTTCCGCGCCAGCTTCGCGCGCCTCTTCAGCGGCGAGGCGGCCGAGCACTGGCGCTTCGCGGGCGGCGGCCCCGAGCCGCAGGAGCCCGAGGCCGACGCGGGCGCGGGGGCCGACGAGGGGCCGTTGCTGGCGGCGCTCGGCTGGTTCGCTTTGCTGAGCGTGGAGGGCCGCGCCGAGGCGGCAGGGGGCCCGTGGCTGTCGgtggccgccgccgcctcccTGCCCAAGGGCGCCCCGCTGCTCGCCTGCGGCTCCCCGTTCGGCGCCTTCTGCCCGGACATCTTCCTCAACAGCCTGAGCCGCGGCGTGCTCAGCAACGCGGCCGGCCCGCTGCTGCTCACCGACGCGCGCTGCCTGCCCGGCACCGAGGGCGCCGGCGTCTTCTCGGCCGACGGCGCGCTCGTGGCGCTCGTGGCGGCGCCGCTCTGCTGGCGGGCCCGTGAGTGGGTGGGCCTGAGCCTGCTGTGCGCCGCTGACGCGCTCCTCCGCGCCGCGGCCCCCGCGCTCGGCCGTCTGGGCCGCCACGCCGACGCCCGCCTGCTGGCCGCGCTCCTGCCGCCCGACGGCGGGGAGCCCGCCGCCCCGCTCCCAGAGCTCGGGGCTGCGTTGGTCGCAGCCGTCCTGATCGAGTGTGGGTCTGTGTGGGGCTCTGGAGTGGCGCTGGCCCCGCACCTGGTGCTCACCTGCCGTCACGTGGCCCCCCGGGAAGCTGCGAGGGTCCTGGTGAGGCCTGCCATCCCCAAGTAAGGCCGCGGTTACCCAGCAACGCCATTCCCAGCGGAGGCCCCAGCTGTAGCTGTGGCTTCTTGGGTTGCCTAGCAACCGATTTCCACTCCCCCCATTCCTTACTCGCTCAGCAGTTCCACCCCCACCCAGCCCCTCTATTGGTCTGTCTCGATGACGAGCGCCGTGGTCCCTCCCCCTAGCCGAGCTGTCCCTGGTGTGCCTAGCCTGCCCCCCTGTCTCCCGTGTGGCCCTAGGTACCATCCCCAGACTTCCTAGGTGCTACTCCCCTCGACCCCCTTCAGCCCTCCCTGGGCTCGCTAGGCCTCCTAGCAATTGCCATCCACAGTCCCAGGGTTACCGTCCCACTTAGTATTCCCACCTGGGTGGCTCGCAGTGCCTTTCCTACCTCCTGGCTACTTTCCCTATCCCCTGTTGCCTAGCAACTCCATCCCGAGCAGGTCCGAGACTCTCTGTTCAGCCTGCTTTGCGGAGTAGTGCTAAACTGCTTGCCTAGAGCAGGCTCTTAGTTGCTTAGCAACCCCAGCCAGCTCAGCGAAGTCCTTCCTGGGTTTCCTAGCAGCaatccccccttccctcctcataCTCCCTGTGGGGGGTTGCTTAGCGACAGCCACTTGGATTCCCCCAGCTGCAtcctcatctctcctcctctGATCCTCAGCGgcttctcctctgtctcttagGTTACCTAGGAATACTCCAGGCGCTGCCCTCCAGCCTTGCTTCCCTTAGGTTCCCTGACAACTGCAGCCCACCTCTGCCAACCCATAACCTTACTGCCCCCTGAACTGTCTAGTGAAGTTGCCTCTGCATCCTGCTCGCCTCCTACTTCCTTAGCGGTGCTATTTCTCTGTGCTGTCTGCCAAGTCCTCATCTTCATCCGGTCCTCTTCCTGGGCCAGGCCAGCCTCTGGAAAGTTCTGGGAGAGGCCTTTGGGGTTGCTGCAACTTTGGGAGGGCAAGAGACTTCGTTGTTTTCCCCACCCTGAATTGGGAGGGTTTTGAGTTACTGGGCTTTCTTCACATTATCGCATCGAAAGTTGGGGCATGAGCATTCTCTGTCTCCTGAAGTAGTAAAGGGAGTCCCAAAGAGGGACAGTGgtttagccaaggtcacacagctgggattCCATCCCAGGCCCCATATCTTGTGCTTGTTTGTTACTCTGTGCTACAGCTGCCTTACAGTGAGCTTAGTGTAGGTGGTGGGAAGTTCAGGGTGGGGCCAGTTCACTTGGCTGGATCTGCAAGTCATCCTTCTTCACCCTTTCTTGGGCAGCTGTTTTCTTCACCTGCCTCTACTCCCCACTCATTAGAGCTTCCTTTACTTCCTAATCTGACTCACATCCTACCTTTTCCTTTGTGGCCTTAGGCACCTGCTTCCAGAACAGGCTCCATGGAGGCCCTGCTAGGCCAATGGATTTGGCCCAGTAGGCCTGGacatggtgggggagggggaaggtcaCGGCAATTGGGTTTCATTCTGGCTTCTGCCACACCATCCataggaccttggacaagtcactttacctttctaagcctcagtttccccctctgtaaaatgagggggttggaactGATGACTTAAGATTCCTCAATTCTACAGTCATACGTTCCTAATTAGCTGTGCTTTTACAAATTACTTTTCTTGGATCCACATATTTGTACCTTAGGAGGAGTGAGGAGGAAACTTCCATTATATAGCAGAGGTTTGTAGATAACTGGAGTTGAACGGCACCCAAGAGGTCATCCTAGAGGTCATTGTCTTTGTttggcagaagaggaaactgaggctgtagaGAAGTGTACAGGAGCCAGGGAtgtcaggtctcctgacttttcAGACTACTTTTTTTGTGAACCACTGACCCTCTACCAACTGGTTCCTTACTGCATTGACATGGTTCTTCAGTAAGACAGGAAAGAAGCATTACTATGACTTGGGGGAAGTGTGTGGTCCCTGTTCTCTCTCACTGGGCAGTGGGGGAAGGGTCCCTGGCTTTAGAGGCAGGGACCATGGTTTGCTTCCCAACTTTGACCCTGACTAGCTATGGGCCTTTGACCAAGTCGAATATGTCTCTAAAATGGGGACTTGGACTCCATGAcctccaaggtcttttccagtctGGTCCTAAGAACCAGAAAGAAAGCAAACCAGCTCTGGGGAGGCTCCTTTTTGCCCTGCATTATCTTGAGCTCAGAGGCCTCAGTTGGTCCAAAAGCTGTAATCCTTGGGTCTTCCTCCTAAAATCCTTTTCTGCCCCTTGTTCACCTCTAGGAGTTCTCCGGTCTGGGGGAAAGTGGTGTTTGCTACCCAGGATACGTCTCCCTATGATGTGGCGGTGCTGAAGCTGGAGGAAGATCTCCGAGGTGTCCCATTTCCTATCTTGGCCAGCCGTTTCCATGAAGGTGAACTGGGAAGATGGGGACCATGAGTCTGAGCATAATAGGCCAAGTTAGGGTGGGTGGCAGAGGCGGGTGGGTCCAGCAGTCCTTCATGAGACTGGGGGTGACTCCTGAGGCATCTGCCTGGGAAGCTGCCCTCCTGCTCAGCCGGCATCTGGCCTTGGCAAAGAACTGCCACTCTTGGGTCCCCCTGCCAAATGAGGGTGCTAGCCTAGTtgatgactcagtttcttcctggCTGTAGGTCTGGTCATCTTTTCATTCTGGAATATGAAGCACTTGATCCTGTGATGCTTTATGGTTTtattcattagaatataagctctttgtgaGGCAGAATTGGTCATCTTTTGCCAGGGTATTCTGCTTAcccggcacacagtaggtgcttcagaAATGCTCATTGGTTGATTGATGCCAAGTGTTTCCCACTATGTTCATAGATAGATTTTTTTCAGCAGGACCAGTGAGTTTCTTGGTGTGTGGAGGCCCTAGTCCCCCAGGGAGGAATCTCTGTACTAATGTAGATTAGTGGATTCTCTGACACACGTAATCTTAGCTGGCTGTGGCACCTAAAGGATATgcaagaggtagaatttgaacccaggtctttcagactctgaGGGTAGCCCTCTCTTTACTATGAGTGTTCCTTGCATGTTAATGGTTATAATAATGTTAGTTAGCAATCAATCCTATTTACACAGAACTTTCaggtgtgcaaagcactttacctggTTATCTCACAACAGCACAGCCAGGTAGTTCCACACATGTTCCCCATTTTCatgattaggaaattgaggctcccagaggggaagggacttgttcagggtcacagagtcagtcaGTAGCAGAACCAGAGTCTTCTGAGTCCAAGCTCATTACTCTTCTCAGGAGAGCCCCTGGAGGCAGAATGTGAGGCTGGGCAGTGAAGCCCCCTTGTCCTTTTGCTCCCCACCTGATCGTGGCCTGCCATTCCTTTTGCAGGAGAGGATGTGCAGGTGGTCGGCTTTGGGGCCTTTGGCCAGACCTGCGGCCCCTCAGTGACCTCAGGGATCCTGTCTGCTGTGGTGGAGGTGAATGACACGCCCGTGATGCTGCAGACAACATGTGCTGTGCACGGGGGCTCCAGTGGGGGGCCTCTCTTCACCAGCTCTGGGGAACTCCTTGGTAATGAGCTCCAtgaattccttccttctccctctgtcccccaGGTAGGCTCAGGAAACTTGAGTCAGTACCTTCTGTGTGCCCAGCCCTATTCTAGGCaccagagggagaagagggaaatgggGCCACATGGtccctggctttgagaactgTTGGACTCTTTGAAGGAGATAGTATGCACACCCCCCAAAAGATGACTAAGcagatgtttgcaaagcactggaaCAAGGAGGGGCAGACTCTTGGATGAGGGGAGTCTTGGAGGGCTGGGGTAACTCATCTCTGGGTGGTCACCACACCACAGGCTGACCCTAAGAGCCAGGTGCTGCTGTTCTGGCATCAGCTGGACTCTAGTCATCGACTATCTCCTTATCCCTGATTCTATCCTGTAGGGATTGTCACCAGCAACACTAGAGACAACAGCACAGGGGCCACCTATCCTCACCTGAACTTCAGCATCCCCATCACTGTCCTAGAACCAGCCCTGGATCAGTACAGGCAAACTGGGGACCTGCACCTCCTCAGGAAGCTGGACCGGCCTGGTGAGCAGGTCAGAGTGGTGTGGCGGCTGCAGAGAGTCCCGGCCGAGCCCCCCCGGAGCAAGCTCTGACCCTTCCAGAGGGCACTGCCAGTCTCCTGTTGGGTCGTCAGGACATTAATGATGGTGGCCCAGCAACCCCTGGGGCCAAAGCCTGACAGAGTGGACACAGACACAGATCACCTTAGAAGTTGTCAGCCAGAGATCCCACCCACTTGTTTGCTCTGACTCTCAGGTGCTGGGTGCCCTGCTATCTGGTTTACCTCAGGAGGCATCTTGTTTGACTTCTTTCCAGCATTCCtgaagtggtcatccagtctaagCTTGGAGAGTGCTGGTGATTTCCCAGGGGGCCATGAAGATGGCCCTTTATAGTAGTGCTGATGCTGGAACAGCTCAGTTAGgatgaaaataagaataaaaacagCTCTTGtgtaaagtgctttcttcacaaccaCATGGTAAGGTAGGAGGTGCAagtattgtacccattttacaggcgagggaaccaaggcccagaaaacTTGAGTACAATACAATAATCTATGAGGTAGGGGATGCGGATCTTTCTGTTCTACAGTTGTGCaaataggcccagagagatgatgaATTACTTGCTTGGGATCACGCTGACATAGATGGGTAGCACAGCTGAGACCCAAACCCATGTCTTTGACCCcaaaatccagtgttttttccagCCTCCTCTTGTGGACTGAATGACCTTAGAGACAGGAGGACATGCATGGTCAGAGGTTCCAGCCCTGGCCTGGTGGTCCCAGAATTGGAAGGGCCTGCCCTCAGTGCCCGTACTTGCCTCTCTGGGGAGCGGTCGTCCTGCCTCCCTCTGCATCCTCTGCCTAAtgttcctggttctcctctctgggactcagtggAACAAGCTTCTCTTTCCTTGGGGTGGCCCTTCTAATGCTGGGAGGCACTTAATGTCCTCTCTGAGGCCTTTCTTCACCATGCTTTCTAGCAAGTTCTTGTAATagcacaacttaaaaaaaaattcccttaaaaCAGTTCCCATTGTCAGGGAATAACAaaagttatccccattttacagatgagaaaaccaaggctcagagaaaaTGAGTAATGTATTCAAAGATCTATCTAGGATCATAGGATCCAAGGGGGCTGGAAGGAACCCCTGTAGAGTGGTCTGCTCCCATCTTTCTGCCCCTTTTGGAGGCAAGGATGCCAGTGACTCTCCAAATCCCGCATCATCTCCACATGCCATCTCCTGTCTCAGATTCATCGACTGATTGAGGGTTTGTATATGAATCATGTGCCTTGGAAACTGCTAAATGTCTCCACGGACAGGGAAGCAAGAGGTGGTCCCTGAGGTGGTTGTAGGGAGGGTCATTTCCCTGAGGCTGGTCATTCCCCAGGCTGGATAGAGGGTGATGATGGCACGTGTGATGCAGTGCTTTTGGTTGGGCTGCTTCTACTCTGCATGTCTTGTGCAGGTGTCACCGATGGCAGTGAGCTGGAACGGGCAGGAGAGCGGCCAAATAAGGTTTAGGGCATTCAG from Notamacropus eugenii isolate mMacEug1 chromosome 1, mMacEug1.pri_v2, whole genome shotgun sequence includes these protein-coding regions:
- the TYSND1 gene encoding peroxisomal leader peptide-processing protease isoform X1, with amino-acid sequence MGRSWGLALAAGERAGCVVSARGAERPGAEAEGPWSCSGVLLSRRAGLVLCHGGIVAPFLSAGAAALQPGAGPPFLGADSCRDDMRLHVQWGPGRGVGARAGRRGALCTPPCSARPAPRGQARARLLLLVCCPAFRASFARLFSGEAAEHWRFAGGGPEPQEPEADAGAGADEGPLLAALGWFALLSVEGRAEAAGGPWLSVAAAASLPKGAPLLACGSPFGAFCPDIFLNSLSRGVLSNAAGPLLLTDARCLPGTEGAGVFSADGALVALVAAPLCWRAREWVGLSLLCAADALLRAAAPALGRLGRHADARLLAALLPPDGGEPAAPLPELGAALVAAVLIECGSVWGSGVALAPHLVLTCRHVAPREAARVLVRPAIPKSSPVWGKVVFATQDTSPYDVAVLKLEEDLRGVPFPILASRFHEGEDVQVVGFGAFGQTCGPSVTSGILSAVVEVNDTPVMLQTTCAVHGGSSGGPLFTSSGELLGIVTSNTRDNSTGATYPHLNFSIPITVLEPALDQYRQTGDLHLLRKLDRPGEQVRVVWRLQRVPAEPPRSKL
- the TYSND1 gene encoding peroxisomal leader peptide-processing protease isoform X2 gives rise to the protein MGRSWGLALAAGERAGCVVSARGAERPGAEAEGPWSCSGVLLSRRAGLVLCHGGIVAPFLSAGAAALQPGAGPPFLGADSCRDDMRLHVQWGPGRGVGARAGRRGALCTPPCSARPAPRGQARARLLLLVCCPAFRASFARLFSGEAAEHWRFAGGGPEPQEPEADAGAGADEGPLLAALGWFALLSVEGRAEAAGGPWLSVAAAASLPKGAPLLACGSPFGAFCPDIFLNSLSRGVLSNAAGPLLLTDARCLPGTEGAGVFSADGALVALVAAPLCWRAREWVGLSLLCAADALLRAAAPALGRLGRHADARLLAALLPPDGGEPAAPLPELGAALVAAVLIECGSVWGSGVALAPHLVLTCRHVAPREAARVLVRPAIPKSSPVWGKVVFATQDTSPYDVAVLKLEEDLRGVPFPILASRFHEGIVTSNTRDNSTGATYPHLNFSIPITVLEPALDQYRQTGDLHLLRKLDRPGEQVRVVWRLQRVPAEPPRSKL
- the TYSND1 gene encoding peroxisomal leader peptide-processing protease isoform X3, translated to MGRSWGLALAAGERAGCVVSARGAERPGAEAEGPWSCSGVLLSRRAGLVLCHGGIVAPFLSAGAAALQPGAGPPFLGADSCRDDMRLHVQWGPGRGVGARAGRRGALCTPPCSARPAPRGQARARLLLLVCCPAFRASFARLFSGEAAEHWRFAGGGPEPQEPEADAGAGADEGPLLAALGWFALLSVEGRAEAAGGPWLSVAAAASLPKGAPLLACGSPFGAFCPDIFLNSLSRGVLSNAAGPLLLTDARCLPGTEGAGVFSADGALVALVAAPLCWRAREWVGLSLLCAADALLRAAAPALGRLGRHADARLLAALLPPDGGEPAAPLPELGAALVAAVLIECGSVWGSGVALAPHLVLTCRHVAPREAARVLVRPAIPKSSPVWGKVVFATQDTSPYDVAVLKLEEDLRGVPFPILASRFHEGEDVQVVGFGAFGQTCGPSVTSGILSAVVEGLSPATLETTAQGPPILT